A window of the Gemmatimonadales bacterium genome harbors these coding sequences:
- a CDS encoding nucleotidyltransferase domain-containing protein produces the protein MSALAQAVRDYFATAHPRGVMSAYLFGSHVRGTAHAQSDVDVAVVLDYGAFLLRGERARAAVSLNSELIAATHCNEVDVVVLNDAPPELAFSIITRGARLYCSGPEGEAADHALVRTALLRYADFRPFLERTRRLKLLALSR, from the coding sequence GTGAGCGCACTTGCCCAAGCCGTTCGAGACTATTTCGCCACGGCCCATCCCCGGGGCGTCATGTCGGCGTACTTGTTCGGCAGTCACGTCCGGGGAACAGCCCACGCCCAGAGCGACGTGGATGTGGCGGTCGTGCTGGACTACGGTGCCTTTCTCCTGCGAGGGGAGCGGGCACGCGCAGCGGTGAGCCTCAACTCCGAGCTGATCGCCGCGACTCACTGTAACGAGGTGGACGTGGTCGTGCTGAACGACGCGCCCCCGGAGCTTGCTTTCAGCATCATCACCCGTGGCGCCAGGCTCTACTGCTCGGGTCCGGAGGGCGAGGCAGCGGACCACGCGTTGGTTCGCACGGCGCTGCTAAGGTACGCGGACTTCAGACCGTTCCTCGAGAGAACCAGGCGTCTCAAGCTGCTCGCGCTCTCGCGATGA